cagattgcgcttcctccgctcgcggagagtggccaacttctcgctcgtcctgttcgctgccgcgctcctcttgagcggttccaacagcatgagagcgagtgtgcacatgcagcccacctgcggctgcttggggcaagggtccggcttgccccgtcttgcttgattcgccacgatgctttgccatggcgaagttgcgaagttcgttcgctgttcgctcgaagtgcttgcccgctctgataccacaatgtcacgaccttagctggaattgcctaaggcgtgaggcacccttgcggccaaagacgcgaacttagcttgcgttgcctaagtcgcgcttcgcccttgcgatcttgctccgcaaggatcagcccactttgtaacctctcgcaggtcccgaaggacctgtaaaagagaaaattggttagttcgaaagaacgagcaacggacaagtcccgaagtctcgcgaaaagggaagctttacaagcaattcgacgaacaccttgtgtgcacaagagaaaagagggagagggagaaaaacaaggctttcaaggatgaacgaacagctgcaagcccacaaacagccgctcacctggtcccgggcgcgaagacaagttccggcaaaggtcacgtgcgaacttgcgaaagagagttcaacgcccggtatataaccgaagccccattcagccctgtgccacccggggggtccctggggtctgagatggctgacgttttggtgagcggaggcagttctccgctcacctcccacgGCACGCGAAaatgagctgttttgggctgttttggggttgttttgctcggttcggtgagcggtcgctttgtaacgctgcagcttgttcgaacttacatatttacaagcaaaatgacccaaaaccaagagaaaacatgctgtcaagcagctgtacatgcaggtgtgagcgacgaacggttcgttgaacggagttgttgcgggtgcgcgacgaccgttcgtgacagtccgCTACTGGACGGAacgtgctatagtgctacagtgttatagtgtagcactactacaatagaggaagaaatatttaaaaccactCGAAACGCCTTGGTGtaacgctcggtacgccctggtgtaccgagcgatacacgataccataccgtaccgagccaatctcgaaacattggtacggtattgcataccttaatAAAAAGTACtcaaaaatcaaaattatttagtATAGTCACTTTTTTTATAGAACTTTCTCTACCACCTACTCAGtgtatggctttgttgttgttgtagtaatAGTAGTATTTCTAGCACTACCATTTAAGTTTATACAAGCCTTGGTGCCTAATCACATCTCAACAAAATTTACTCTATGGTATAACTAGCCAATGTCATTCACCCTCTTCTCTAGCTGCTTTTGCAAAGGTGATAGGAGTTGCCACAATGATATGCTTAATACCCAGTTAGACAACTTTCTCAATTAAAACAATCATGTGACCTATTGGCTTGTCTCGGAACATACATTCTATGGTTTCATCAAGCAACATCAAACCCAAGTGGTAAATGAACCTAATCAAGCATGAACCAGCTTGATTAATAACAAATATCAAACTAAACTTGAATCAAACATGAAGCAAGCCTTATCCAGGCTCTGTAGGATTGACTTATGTTGATTCTAGATCAACTAAATCCATTTATGGTTGCATAATAAAGAAAGATGTGTAACCAACTGATCAGGTAACCCAAACATCAAGCTGCCCAGGGCTTGTCCACTAGTCATCCATTAATGAGCCAGTGAATGCCAAGTTTTACCTTCCAATAGCTTCCGGGGTACCCTTCCTCAGTTTccataaaaaaattatctaaaagGCACTACTACCCATCCTAAACAGTTAACGATCTATTAAGATAGAAGAATTACTTCAGCATATAGAAAAACAAGCCTGACCTAAATATCTCACCAGGAATAACAATATCACCAAGTCCAAGCATAGAAAATCGTCGTGCAGCATCAGAAGTTGGGAATAGAAGCTGTTGGAAACAAAAGGAACACAAGTGTTTCATGCTAAAGTGATCACATATGTCGATCAACCACCAAATATCTAAATGTAACACCCTAGAGAACTGACCTTTACTGGAGCATTAAATGATTTAGCAACACTAACCATCACAGGCGTGAAGAATACccaaaagatatcataaaaaaatagtcCAACCTGAAATTGGAGTTAAAAGGCATAAATTAGACGAACATATTTATTATCATTCAAACAAAAATCTGAACTGTCCCGAAGTAACAAAGACAAAGGTTGGCACAATTGATTGATAAACTTGCTTACTAACAAAACATTTTCCTCTATTCTCAGGAGCTCATAAAACAGAAGGTAAAATCAGTATATGATTAAAAACTGATAATGTCAGCAATAATAAGTTAGATACAACCAAAAGACCATACCAACAAAATACATGTGATTGTCATGGGCAGCTGCCTAACACCTAGACAGTGGCTATGATGCCTAAGCTTTAGGAGGGTTTCAAGCCTCACTACTGGCCGAGGCTCTGATATAGTCACCCCCTTAGGACCCTAAGGCTGTAATTTCTCTGAGGCAACTGTTTAATTGTTATAATTAGTTATTGTGAATGGTAAAAGAATGAAGATACTCATCTTTCTGACTATAAAAAATACAGGTTAAAAGATAACTAATTTCTTTTTGTATAGGTTACATGTAAAAGAATGTTTGAACATAGTGCACCAAGAAAAGCTGTTTAACAAGCTTGTGTGGCAAAAAATAAGAGCAATTTACATACTCAAATCTTCTTTATTATGCAAATTTCAACTATAATACATGAAATTAATATAACTTAACAATTTTCCACTTGATTTTGTTAATGTCTTAAGAGACATTTTCCAAATAGATATTTCAGAATAAATCCTAGCAAGACTTAGAATCAAAGTTTCAAGTCTCTGGCTAGCCTGGTACAACACCAGTGGATACCTGCCCATCAACATATGATATGCTGGGAAACTGATTGGCACTaaccaaagagaaagagagagagagagagagaaggggcaggagaagaagaaggagaaggcagGGGAGAAGAAGCAGAGGGGGAGAAGGAGAAAGTGGAGGCAGTGGTAAAGAAGGTAGTGGAAGAGCAAAAGCAGAGAAGTTGGAGGAGGAGATTTACCAAAGGCGGGGGAGGAAGCCATGATTTTATCAGGGAGACAGGGAGCAACAGTGGGGAAGCAGCAGAGCAACAGGGGGAAGGCAATAGGGTGGAGAAGGTGGCGGATAATGGTGAGATGTTTCAAGAGAAAGGAAGGAGTGGGGCATGagagaaaagattaaaaaaataaaaaaaataaaaaaattacaagagtatTAGGTGGTAGGCTTACTGTCCAATACCCGTACGATAAACCCAGCTTGGTAGGGTTATCAGGCGGTAACCACTGATTCCGGACCAGGCCAATCAATTTTCTAATTAAACCAGTAAACATCGATGATACAGACTAAGCTGACCAATTTTTTATTCCTTTCCTAGGATAGTATGAGCAAATAATGAGAAAACACATCTTATTTAGTCTGTGTGGAATACTACCTTATGATAAAATGAATACTGCAGGTTTTCTAAAATAGTATGGATGATCAAATGTGTTTATACATAAATATGTAACAactaatcttgaattcaaatgcatACCAAGGCCTTCATCGTAGGTGATATGACAAATTTGGCCACAAGCTTGCACAGATTTATGCAGATTTCAGTCAATCATCATAATATTCATTGTACCATATAACGATGATCAAGGTGATATTCTAGCAGATGGGAAAAattctaaaggttgcagcaaaagTTGCTTAAAAAGTTTGACGGACAGTAGAAAGATTTGCCTAACATGTAATTGTATTAGATGATTGCAGCCAGATCTACCAAGCAATACTGATTTATAGACTACTCAGACCATGTTCCCTTTAACTAAACTAAAAAAATCCTAAAACAGCCAGTACCACAGGATTGCCCAAAAGTGGACAAAAAAAGAGATCTCTAAGGGTAAAGCTTGAAATTGTAGGAAACATGATAAAACTAGTACAACTACTTGATGTTGCTTTCCTAGAACAAGGCACAATATTTGACACAACAAGCTTCCGAAATTCAGTGGAGAGATCGATACATGTTTTATCATAAATGCCCCCCCTGGTCCTTTCACATTCTTGCAGACATGAAGTGTCCCCTTACGAAGCGTTAGATTTTATTGCGCAATCATCCACAACAAGATCCTTAAATTTACTGAAAGTAGCCACAGCAACATGTCAACTAATCAGGATAAAAAGAATGAAGGGAAAAATAAGCGCCAGCATCACATAATCTAATCAGAAGAAGAGAAATGCAGGGCAAAAAAAGGCAGAAAAGAAGACTGAATTGCATAAAACCCAGATTCCTGACCTGTGCAAAACTATCTCAGTATCTCTAAAGTTAAAAACAAAGGAAGTTCTATGTGTTGCAAACTGAACAATCCCAATGCTACTTTCTCTTCCATGATACCATGGATAAGGTATGTATGTTGTTTCTTAAATATCATTAAAACAACATTTCTTTTAGATAATGCAGTTAATTCTAACAAACAGATTATTTATTCAAGATGCAAATTCTTAGTTGGTTCTTATGATCTGGCACTAAATGCTAATTATTAAGGTTAGTCATAATCCAATTCCAAGATATCTGAACTAATGAACTTAATACTTAATAGTAAATGCTTCAAGACGAAATAGCCATTACAAAATCTAAGCAAAATTGTACAGCAAATGTTAGTAACAGAAGATAAATCCAATTGCACATGGAGCAAAGAAagcctttaccaaaagaatggcacCAGTTTTGAATGAACCCAATGACAGCATTTCAATTCCCTATAAAACAGACAAGAGCTTGTTGAATGCAATTGGAGAATCTTAGTCAAAAATAAAATACAATTTCTTTTCAAAGTTTGAACTCTATCTACTGTATTGCCTTCAAGTGTAATTTAAAGTTCAAATATCAAGAGCATGTTGTAATTTCATATTCTGGGATCAGGTGGGAAATGGAATCTGTCCAATATAATGTGGGAAAAGGCTCCAGCAATTTCAGAATAGCATATCACAGACAAAAATGAATCCCAACAGGATGATATTCTAAAAAAGATGATCTTTGATATCCTCTCAATCTAGATGCACAGAGATGAAAAACTATGTCCCCATTTTCTATAATCTATCACTTTTTTCTCTCCAAGACCTGTATTTTCTTCCATCTTATGTCCCTTAACCCTATTTTCTGTTCAACCTTGAAATCATTTTAGCTTTGGTATGTTTTGTTCCTTGACAACAGCCAAAAAGCTCCAACTTTGAACTCCCTCAATTTTTGAAAAGAATCGAGTTCAGTTCCTAGCCATGCCAAACTCTTGAAAGTATAGCACTGTTGTTCGACAAAATAATTAGTTTGTATTATTATGTGTATCTACagaaaacaatgagaaaatcatttttttataatgAATTAATGATATCAATCTACCTTACCCAGGTAGGGTTTGGGAAAAGGCAACAAAGCATTTCCCAGTACCAATACATACtctaaactataaagtataaagtaTGGATAAGTTTCGATGGAAAATGAAAAGCATTTGTTTTACTTTAGATTGGTTTGATAATGCAATAAAAAAACATTTTCaagtaaaataaaagaaaaacaagcAAAAAATCACTATAGAAACCATATAAACCAGGTACATCATCAATCATCAAAACAATATAAAAGTTAAGAGGAATaccataaataatttatattttaataactaACCTGAATGCAGAATGCAATTCCCAAAATATTGTTTGCCAGCCAATGCTTCTTCAAAGCATACCAGAGGCAAAAGAAAGTTCCTGGTATTGAGGCAACAATCTGGGACCTGGTGAACTCTACTGAAGCAGCTGTAACAAGAAATATCAATATGATAGTACATCATTCAGTGAGAACTCATTAGAATTCTGTGTGAATCATAATTATCCTATTTCCATTGAGACAATGCTTTCTCTCATTAGAATCCCTTTATCAACCTTTCTTTCTTCATTAGTCTCTTTGTATCTTTGCTTGTTCCACAAGGATGGACTctattatatatgaaaaatatatgaCACGAAAGCTACAGAATCCAGAATGTTAACTGAAACAGCTTAGGCAGTTTTTTGAAACCATGCCCAAAATTTGCACTTACTGACCACAATGAACTTCGAAAATTCTTGTCATCATCCTTGATGAGTAAATTTTATCCCTCTACACAATTAAGATCCTAAAATTTACAGCATTCGCTACACTGTATTCCTTGAAGATCATGCTAAACCTATGTCAAGAATATAACTAATCAACCAAACCAGTAGCTGCACATCTGAAATTCCCCTAAAACGGTAACTTGTATTTGCATTTTCATGGATCATTATTTTTATAAGAGATGGTTTTAATATGTTGAGCAATGATCATGACTTCAAGGTTGATTGGTGATCAATGTTGTGTTGTTTATTAAAAGCATTTAGTCAAGGTAAATAAGAGTACAATGAGAAGGCTATCAATAATATAAGTATAAGCTGCAGCTAATTGACACTTGATACAGTAAGGCACCTAAAACAATTTGCTAGCAGCAGATAACAAAgaacaaaattacaaatttaGAACGAATGAAACATATGACACTGTCAACCTAAATTAATTTGACACAACACAGAACAAAGGGAAAATAAATCAGAAAGGGAATATAACATACTGCCAAAATAAGGAGCACGCCAACTTATGAGGTCATTGTTCCAATGTTCTGGAAGAAAACGCTTAATTGCTGGTGATAATGTTGCTCTGCATGTCAAAATTGGCAGCAACtgaggtgttaaaccaactaattCGAGCAAAAATCATTGATAAAATCTATTTTTACTGGAAATGACAAATTACTCACGAGATAGCCACAATCCCGAGAATAAAGAAGTAACATGTCAGTACAGCATTAACCAAATCTTTGgagaaaattttgaaaagcagAAACAACAATAACAGCATTGCACTTCCGACAAAAGGAAATCGCATGGCATGCTTGTTTGATATCATCTCCTGCACATATTTCATGAACACATTTGATATAGGTTGGTCAGTCTTAACCAATAAAAAGAACAAATTTTAACCTAACTGATAAAGATTTTGACTAGGTGACTGAAACTCCCAAAAACTTCTGTTAGGAAATTACTCAATACATTTATATACTCTAACATCTCCTCTCATGTGGAAGCCCTACTCGCACGTTAAATTAAACCCAAGTGTATGATACAAGTCAATTAGAGAGAAGGGCATTGCACAAGTGTTAATGAAACACCTGACAAAATAGAGAGGGATGGACACAAGATTTGAACCTATAAACTGTTCTAGACTCATGATGAAGATTTTAATATATCTACGAACTCTAGCATTAACATATCCACTCACTCCCATCACCCTGCTCACCAAAACAAACAAACACCTGTGCAAAAGGCCACCCACCAATGTTGTATATGAGGAGGATTTATATATTTTGCAATTCTCCCTTGCAAGCAAAGAATTGTTTCTGTGACTCTGGACCTTCGTCACCAAAGTCAAGCATGAACAATCTTACTGTACAATCAAGTCTCTCCCACCAtccaaaaaaaagaaactaacaaataaaaaatatggaTAATACTCACTGGAGGTGGCGTTGGCTTGACTGAACGATGGCAACCAACATAAACAGTCAAGCATGCTGTCAAAACTACATTCACATTGGGATTTATCTTCACTAATAGTGGAGCTAAGGTCAGACCTGCAAGAAAATAAATGTGAATTTTAAATCGCCAAGTTATAGGACTatttataaaacaaaatccctttGTGACGAAGCCAGTTATACAACAACCTAACGACACttattttagaaaagaaaaaaagttagAAACTTAAAAGAAGGAAAATTGAATACCTTGCAACCTGGGTGAAGTAACCATATGTAAGAAAATTGCCATGAACAATTGTTTATAAGCAGTACAAAAACCAAGTACATTTCATCAACTATTATCAAAACTTTCAAAGACAAGCTTATAGAAGTCTTAACGAATTGCATCTAACAAGCAACTCAAGATAGTTTCTATTTCATATTAGTCCCCCCGAATTtattagtgttgcatgcatttcctaattcatgtgtgtgtgtgtgtgtgtgtgtataacaaTAGTTTTGTGAGAAAAGAAGTCTAAATATACCATATTTCACTAATAATATATCCCCTACAAGATGCTGCCACTGATGATTCCATTGGATTTCATTGAAGGAATATGCACACGATAAGAGGATTTTAAGGACTTCGATGTAACTAAGAAGAATTAATGAACTTACATGCAAACTTGGAAAACTAGGGTGACTGATAAAAAAAAGGGCATCACGTATTATAAGAAAGCACTTTATACACAACATCACCAGTTTTATACTTCTTGAACATTGTAACAAGAGCATAATTATGGAACAGATACAACTGTTTCAGTTTATTATAATCAAAGAGATACTTGGTTCcccagaaaaaattgaaattgaaTACTCATCCAAACATAAATCAGTTTTCCAAACCAAAAGATCTAGCTAGATATTAGCAAAGGTACCATACCTAAAAGAGCAAGATTTGCAGCATGCACGAGTGTATTCATTGTAATCAACTCAGACTCACTAGTAAATAACTATCACAAGCCGCAAAGAGCAGATGATTTTATAGATTGACAAAACTGGAAAGAAAAGTGATCTTTTGATAGAAGATTAATTTCCCAAGACTATGGCAACAGGTTGAGTGACGTATCCAGGGTACTGTCCTCCCAGAATTAAGTCCTGCACCAGGAAAAGCAAAAGGCATATAGCAATTATCAATATTCTCATACAGATCCAAACTTACAGTTAGTACAAGAATTTCCATAAATATTTAGGAAACAGAAAGGTCAAAC
The window above is part of the Musa acuminata AAA Group cultivar baxijiao chromosome BXJ1-1, Cavendish_Baxijiao_AAA, whole genome shotgun sequence genome. Proteins encoded here:
- the LOC103996549 gene encoding signal peptide peptidase 2 isoform X2, whose amino-acid sequence is MNTLVHAANLALLGLTLAPLLVKINPNVNVVLTACLTVYVGCHRSVKPTPPPEMISNKHAMRFPFVGSAMLLLLFLLFKIFSKDLVNAVLTCYFFILGIVAISATLSPAIKRFLPEHWNNDLISWRAPYFGTASVEFTRSQIVASIPGTFFCLWYALKKHWLANNILGIAFCIQGIEMLSLGSFKTGAILLVGLFFYDIFWVFFTPVMVSVAKSFNAPVKLLFPTSDAARRFSMLGLGDIVIPALALRFDVSRGKKICYFNSAFLGYTIGLTLTIIVMNWFQAAQPALLYIVPGVIGIVGAHCLWNGDVKMLLEYDESKTSSELSSSSSSSPRDEDAKADKKVD
- the LOC103996549 gene encoding signal peptide peptidase 2 isoform X1; amino-acid sequence: MNTLVHAANLALLGLTLAPLLVKINPNVNVVLTACLTVYVGCHRSVKPTPPPEMISNKHAMRFPFVGSAMLLLLFLLFKIFSKDLVNAVLTCYFFILGIVAISATLSPAIKRFLPEHWNNDLISWRAPYFGTASVEFTRSQIVASIPGTFFCLWYALKKHWLANNILGIAFCIQGIEMLSLGSFKTGAILLVGLFFYDIFWVFFTPVMVSVAKSFNAPVKLLFPTSDAARRFSMLGLGDIVIPGIFVALALRFDVSRGKKICYFNSAFLGYTIGLTLTIIVMNWFQAAQPALLYIVPGVIGIVGAHCLWNGDVKMLLEYDESKTSSELSSSSSSSPRDEDAKADKKVD
- the LOC103996549 gene encoding signal peptide peptidase 2 isoform X3 codes for the protein MISNKHAMRFPFVGSAMLLLLFLLFKIFSKDLVNAVLTCYFFILGIVAISATLSPAIKRFLPEHWNNDLISWRAPYFGTASVEFTRSQIVASIPGTFFCLWYALKKHWLANNILGIAFCIQGIEMLSLGSFKTGAILLVGLFFYDIFWVFFTPVMVSVAKSFNAPVKLLFPTSDAARRFSMLGLGDIVIPGIFVALALRFDVSRGKKICYFNSAFLGYTIGLTLTIIVMNWFQAAQPALLYIVPGVIGIVGAHCLWNGDVKMLLEYDESKTSSELSSSSSSSPRDEDAKADKKVD